From the Plasmodium vivax chromosome 5, whole genome shotgun sequence genome, one window contains:
- a CDS encoding RAD protein (Pv-fam-e) (encoded by transcript PVX_089845A), with amino-acid sequence MARTHTWQRILIRGGFTTALFLLWIGILSVRNCKYEGQTLEELQMSCCPRSLSAASYYYDSASAQANQAYYENNNHVFYTKKYEDFLSTMDDMQLSNKVLTREEMNSLLDSLSLFVSKKKTRLVFFHYNNYLKKLYNDTMDLLWKDFATLAMRRGIPHDDQLMFWKKCDDEITDSLIAKDEFFLEQFEIFLSKGKVMNINFFKFLGNYSRSWKETLKRFEVKWSKILRDNVESYPRW; translated from the exons AGAATTCTCATACGGGGGGGCTTCACCACTGCGTTGTTTCTTCTGTGGATCGGAATTTTATCG GTGCGTAATTGCAAATATGAAGGCCAAACGCTGGAGGAGTTGCAGATGAGCTGCTGCCCCAGAAGCCTTTCTGCAGCCTCGTACTACTACGACAGTGCCTCTGCACAAGCAAATCAAGCGTACTACGAAAATAATAATCACGTTTTTTACACAAAGAAATATGAAGACTTTCTATCGACGATGGATGATATGCAATTGAGTAACAAAGTATTAACAAGAGAAGAAATGAATAGTTTACTAGATTCCCTTAGTTTGTttgtaagtaaaaaaaaaacaaggcTGGTGTTCTTTCACTATAAcaattatttgaagaaattgTATAATGACACGATGGACCTACTGTGGAAAGACTTTGCCACATTAGCAATGCGAAGAGGAATTCCACATGATGATCAACTGATGTTTTGGAAAAAGTGTGATGATGAAATAACTGATAGCTTAATAGCAAAagacgaattttttttagagcaatttgaaatatttttatctaaaGGGAAGGTGAtgaacataaatttttttaaattcttggGTAATTACAGCAGATCGTGGAAGGAGACTTTAAAACGTTTTGAAGTGAAATGGTCTAAAATTCTAAGGGACAATGTAGAGAGTTACCCAAGGTggtaa